In the genome of Pelagibacterium nitratireducens, one region contains:
- a CDS encoding phosphoenolpyruvate carboxykinase: MTTTCQSLARSVAANAASVRFNDTAPILVETAIANRQGRLSADGAFVADTGRFTGRSPSDKFIVRDDLTDNLVWWDNTAALDPAQFETLLADFTASLKGADLFGQQLFAGADLKHQLNVEVLTPSAWHALFIRNLLIRPARAGLDGFAPDVTILHNPAFKADPARHGTRSETVIALDLKRNIVVIGGTAYAGEIKKSVFSLFNFHAPSDGVLPMHCSANTGKGGDTALFFGLSGTGKTTLSTDPERILIGDDEHGWSNDGVFNLEGGCYAKTINLSPRAEPEIFAATKRFGTVLENVVLDENSREPDFDDGSKTENTRAAYPLYVLDNVSRTGTGPTPTNVVLLTADAFGVLPPIARLSPEQAIYHFLSGYTAKVAGTERGVTEPQATFSACFGAPFMSLHPTVYGRMLKKRIRESLAECWLINTGWTGGAFGVGKRISIKDTRRLLNAALSGELINVPARIDPVFGFAVPLAVEGVDSKLLTPRETWQDKAAYDRQSARLVGLFEANFEKFAAADAQIAEAGPRLAVAAE, encoded by the coding sequence ATGACCACGACGTGCCAGAGCCTTGCCAGATCCGTCGCCGCAAACGCCGCTTCGGTCCGGTTCAACGACACCGCACCGATCCTTGTTGAAACCGCCATTGCCAACAGGCAGGGGCGGCTCAGCGCCGACGGCGCCTTTGTCGCCGATACGGGCAGGTTCACCGGCCGTTCCCCGTCCGACAAATTCATCGTGCGCGACGATTTGACCGACAATCTTGTGTGGTGGGACAACACCGCGGCGCTCGATCCGGCCCAGTTCGAAACCCTGCTCGCCGATTTCACCGCATCGCTTAAGGGCGCCGATCTGTTCGGCCAGCAGCTTTTCGCCGGCGCCGATCTCAAGCACCAGCTCAATGTCGAGGTGCTCACCCCTTCGGCCTGGCATGCGCTCTTCATCCGCAATCTCTTGATCCGGCCGGCCCGCGCCGGGCTCGATGGGTTCGCGCCCGATGTGACCATCCTGCACAATCCCGCCTTCAAGGCCGATCCGGCCCGCCACGGCACCCGCTCCGAAACGGTGATCGCGCTCGATCTCAAGCGCAACATCGTTGTGATCGGCGGCACGGCCTATGCCGGCGAAATCAAGAAATCGGTGTTTTCGCTGTTCAATTTCCATGCGCCCTCGGATGGCGTTCTGCCCATGCACTGCTCGGCCAACACCGGCAAAGGGGGCGATACGGCCCTGTTCTTCGGTCTCTCGGGCACCGGCAAGACCACGCTCTCGACCGATCCCGAACGCATCCTGATCGGCGATGACGAGCATGGCTGGTCCAACGATGGCGTCTTCAATCTCGAAGGCGGGTGCTACGCCAAGACCATCAATCTCTCGCCCAGGGCCGAGCCGGAAATCTTTGCCGCCACAAAACGCTTCGGCACCGTGCTCGAAAACGTCGTGCTCGACGAAAACAGCCGCGAGCCCGATTTCGACGACGGCTCGAAAACCGAAAACACCCGCGCCGCGTACCCGCTTTATGTGCTCGACAATGTCTCGCGCACCGGCACCGGCCCCACGCCGACCAATGTCGTGCTTTTGACCGCCGATGCCTTCGGCGTCCTGCCCCCCATTGCAAGGCTTTCGCCCGAACAGGCCATCTATCATTTCCTCTCGGGCTACACCGCCAAGGTGGCCGGCACCGAGCGCGGCGTCACCGAACCTCAGGCCACGTTCTCGGCCTGTTTCGGCGCCCCGTTCATGAGCCTGCACCCAACGGTCTATGGCCGCATGCTCAAAAAGCGCATCCGTGAGAGCCTTGCCGAATGCTGGCTGATCAACACCGGCTGGACCGGCGGCGCTTTTGGCGTTGGCAAGCGCATTTCCATCAAGGACACCCGCCGCCTGCTCAACGCGGCGCTCTCGGGCGAATTGATCAATGTGCCCGCCCGCATCGATCCGGTGTTCGGCTTTGCCGTACCCCTCGCCGTCGAGGGTGTGGATTCAAAGCTGCTCACCCCGCGCGAAACCTGGCAGGACAAGGCCGCCTATGACCGCCAGTCGGCCAGGCTTGTCGGGTTGTTCGAAGCCAATTTCGAAAAATTTGCCGCCGCCGACGCCCAGATCGCCGAAGCCGGCCCCCGCCTCGCGGTGGCTGCCGAATAA
- a CDS encoding response regulator transcription factor, translating into MPKIALVDDDRNILTSVSMTLEAEGYQVATYTDGASGLDGLTSERPDLAILDIKMPRMDGMELLRRLRQKSDVPVIFLTSKDEEIDELFGLKMGADDFITKPFSQRLLVERVKAVLRRAAAPKEAGSTVINGEEGAPKTSLERGSLVMDQERHTCTWKGQRVTLTVTEFLILLALAQRPGVVKSRNALMDAAYDDQVYVDDRTIDSHIKRLRKKFKSTDDSFDMIETLYGVGYRFKEQ; encoded by the coding sequence ATGCCCAAGATCGCTCTTGTCGATGACGACCGCAATATTTTGACGTCGGTCTCGATGACGCTGGAAGCCGAAGGTTATCAGGTCGCCACCTATACCGATGGCGCGTCAGGACTTGACGGGTTGACCTCGGAGCGGCCCGACCTCGCCATTCTCGACATCAAGATGCCGCGCATGGATGGCATGGAACTGTTGCGCAGGCTGCGGCAGAAATCGGACGTGCCGGTGATCTTTCTCACCTCCAAGGACGAGGAAATCGACGAATTGTTCGGGCTCAAGATGGGCGCCGACGATTTCATCACCAAGCCGTTTTCCCAGCGCCTTCTGGTCGAGCGCGTCAAGGCCGTGCTGCGCCGCGCCGCCGCGCCCAAGGAGGCGGGATCGACGGTGATCAATGGCGAGGAGGGCGCGCCCAAGACCTCGCTCGAACGCGGTTCGCTGGTCATGGACCAGGAGCGCCATACCTGCACCTGGAAGGGTCAGCGGGTGACGCTGACGGTTACCGAGTTTCTGATCCTTCTGGCGCTGGCCCAGCGGCCGGGCGTGGTCAAGAGCCGCAATGCGCTCATGGACGCGGCCTATGACGACCAGGTCTATGTCGACGACCGGACCATCGACAGCCACATCAAGCGGCTGCGCAAGAAGTTCAAGAG